One part of the Malus sylvestris chromosome 2, drMalSylv7.2, whole genome shotgun sequence genome encodes these proteins:
- the LOC126613955 gene encoding dof zinc finger protein DOF3.7-like: MQSFHSFAPQEYFANKFPYNLSLKTQDPQRRVNQKTKMIQELFGGAGLNNIAGGGERKSLSLHGGTTPSPSLSSSPSPSCSTTTTATTTTTTGLSNTENLRCPRCDSSNTKFCYYNNYNLTQPRHFCKTCRRYWTKGGALRNVPIGGGCRKNKSVTVSTASIGKTAAGKLKTVVSEIGRSGLGGGFEQEVQASPIQWGSPQNSHILALLRSSHQNPNPNQLCNSVNVKEEGGMNNMIGSHMMTTEPAAMSTARTLGLDPVCEAPSLGLCSSFWRNNNNQNQPPPSHHQQNGFIVGHEVQSSNIGIQELFQRLRSTTSQSGSYYSDHLNNVVMSSSSSSLSSSSTSSILDSAPVVGGGEMGYWNPAFTAWSSDLPTTNGAYH, encoded by the exons ATGCAATCCTTCCATTCTTTTGCACCCCAAGAATATTTTGCCAACAAATTCCCGTACAACTTAAGTCTTAAGACTCAAG ATCCACAAAGAAGAGTAAATCAAAAAACTAAGATGATCCAAGAACTGTTTGGAGGTGCAGGCCTTAATAACATAGcaggaggaggagagaggaaATCGCTCTCCCTTCATGGTGGTACTACTCCTtcaccttctctttcttcttcaccatcccctTCTTGCTCAACAACTACCACCGCCACCACAACAACCACGACAGGTTTATCAAATACGGAGAACTTGAGATGCCCAAGATGCGATTCTTCCAACACCAAGTTCTGCTACTACAACAACTACAACCTCACTCAACCCCGCCACTTCTGCAAGACCTGCCGCCGCTACTGGACAAAAGGAGGGGCCCTCCGGAACGTTCCAATTGGCGGCGGGTGTAGGAAAAACAAGAGTGTCACCGTGTCAACGGCTTCCATAGGCAAGACCGCCGCAGGGAAGTTGAAAACGGTCGTGTCAGAGATTGGCCGGTCAGGATTAGGTGGGGGGTTCGAGCAGGAGGTCCAAGCAAGCCCAATACAGTGGGGTTCGCCCCAGAATTCTCATATACTAGCCCTATTAAGATCCAGTcatcaaaaccctaaccctaatcaaCTTTGTAATTCTGTAAATGTGAAGGAAGAGGGAGGCATGAATAATATGATTGGGTCCCACATGATGACTACGGAGCCAGCTGCAATGAGTACTGCTCGAACCCTGGGGTTGGATCCAGTATGCGAGGCTCCTTCACTTGGTCTGTGCAGCTCTTTCTGGAGAAACAATAACAACCAAAATCAGCCACCTCCAAGCCATCACCAACAAAACGGTTTCATTGTTGGTCATGAAGTTCAAAGCAGCAATATTGGAATACAAGAATTGTTTCAGAGGCTAAGATCAACAACATCACAATCAGGTAGTTATTATTCCGACCATCTAAATAATGTGGTGATGTCTTCATCCTCCTCATCATTGTCTTCATCTTCCACCTCATCGATTTTGGATTCGGCTCCGGTGGTTGGCGGTGGCGAAATGGGTTACTGGAACCCGGCGTTTACCGCGTGGTCGTCAGATCTTCCAACAACCAATGGTGCATATCATTAA